The Streptomyces sp. ALI-76-A nucleotide sequence CACCTCGCTCCGCATGCTCGCGGGGCTCGAGGACGTGAACGCCGGCGCCATCCGCATCGGTGACCGCGACGTCACGCACCTGCCGCCCAAGGACCGGGACATCGCCATGGTGTTCCAGAACTACGCGCTCTACCCGCACATGTCCGTCGCCGACAACATGGGCTTCGCGCTCAAGATCGCCGGCGTCAACAAGGCGGAGATCCGGCAGAAGGTCGAGGAGGCCGCGAAGATCCTCGACCTGACCGAGTACCTGGACCGCAAGCCGAAGGCGCTCTCCGGTGGTCAGCGTCAGCGTGTCGCCATGGGCCGCGCCATCGTGCGTGAGCCCCAGGTGTTCCTCATGGACGAGCCGCTGTCCAACCTGGACGCCAAGCTCCGTGTGTCCACGCGTACGCAGATCGCCTCGCTCCAGCGCCGCCTCGGCATCACCACCGTCTACGTCACCCACGACCAGGTCGAGGCCATGACGATGGGCGACCGGGTGGCCGTGCTGAAGGACGGTCTGCTCCAGCAGGTCGACTCGCCCCGCAACATGTACGACCGGCCCGCCAACCTCTTCGTCGCCGGCTTCATCGGCTCCCCCGCGATGAACCTCGTCGAGGTCCCGATCACCGACGGTGGCGTGAAGTTCGGCAACAGCGTCGTCCCGATCAACCGTGACGCCCTGAAGGCCGCCACCGACCGGGGTGACACCACCGTCACCGTCGGCGTC carries:
- the ugpC gene encoding sn-glycerol-3-phosphate ABC transporter ATP-binding protein UgpC encodes the protein MATVSFDKATRIYPGSTKPAVDALEIDIEDGEFLVLVGPSGCGKSTSLRMLAGLEDVNAGAIRIGDRDVTHLPPKDRDIAMVFQNYALYPHMSVADNMGFALKIAGVNKAEIRQKVEEAAKILDLTEYLDRKPKALSGGQRQRVAMGRAIVREPQVFLMDEPLSNLDAKLRVSTRTQIASLQRRLGITTVYVTHDQVEAMTMGDRVAVLKDGLLQQVDSPRNMYDRPANLFVAGFIGSPAMNLVEVPITDGGVKFGNSVVPINRDALKAATDRGDTTVTVGVRPEHFDIVEHGGTAASSLSKDTEDAPAGLAVSVNVVEELGADGYVYGSSKMGDDLKDLVVRVSGRAVPDKGATLHVVPRPGETHVFSTSTGERLSD